From one Elusimicrobiaceae bacterium genomic stretch:
- a CDS encoding cyclodeaminase/cyclohydrolase family protein translates to MEWFKAAEKFNIALASAEPTPGGGAAAAMAATMGCALALMAALTTVNKKATSEEVKSRLDVHIRKLGALKNQLNGFIQEDSIAYSAFIVAKKLPKDAPDRAKAMEDALIYAARVPTDTATTAIQCLREIDVIKDDISPVIMSDILCAQHLLKSAIRCCIENIQANLAFIHNQDWTQKFNQHIQVFLKSC, encoded by the coding sequence ATGGAATGGTTTAAAGCTGCAGAAAAATTTAATATTGCTTTAGCCTCAGCCGAGCCGACACCCGGTGGCGGGGCAGCAGCCGCTATGGCTGCCACGATGGGCTGTGCTTTGGCCTTAATGGCGGCTTTAACCACCGTAAACAAAAAGGCTACCTCTGAGGAAGTAAAAAGCAGACTAGACGTGCACATACGCAAATTGGGCGCTTTAAAAAACCAATTAAACGGTTTTATCCAAGAAGATAGCATTGCGTACTCTGCTTTTATTGTGGCAAAGAAATTGCCCAAAGACGCACCGGACCGCGCTAAAGCAATGGAAGATGCATTGATTTACGCCGCACGTGTACCGACGGATACGGCTACTACGGCTATTCAATGTTTACGCGAAATTGACGTCATTAAAGATGATATTTCGCCGGTTATTATGTCGGATATTCTTTGTGCTCAACATTTGCTGAAAAGCGCAATTCGTTGCTGCATAGAAAATATTCAAGCCAATTTAGCATTTATTCACAATCAAGATTGGACCCAAAAATTTAACCAACACATTCAAGTGTTTCTAAAATCTTGTTAA
- a CDS encoding DMT family transporter — MNPLLAAWLCWGIIGISPIAGHYAATVINPVLLVFCATLLACLSFTPYLNKKNQWSVLFAKETRWKFLFIGTFGTAFSFSVLLWALHYTTATNAAILQQSELIYALLFSVLFLKEKPKCSQFFASALILIGSLLILIKEQYSPRWTGDLMILGSTWMLQAASCVAKKLPKHLDYRTIAAARNFYALPALTILLVWQFYQEGVYCHLNFTSLTVIFYTGVLKYGLAMILWYQAIRMLDLAKVSAIYLSYPVLTFSLSVLLGLEKTQPYQFVGLLLSLAGSYLISNILKKQQEHS; from the coding sequence ATGAATCCGCTTTTAGCTGCTTGGCTTTGCTGGGGAATTATTGGGATTTCTCCCATAGCCGGACATTATGCTGCTACCGTTATAAATCCGGTATTATTGGTTTTTTGCGCTACCCTGTTAGCCTGCTTATCTTTCACCCCATACTTAAACAAAAAAAATCAATGGAGTGTTCTCTTTGCCAAAGAAACGAGGTGGAAATTTCTTTTCATAGGCACGTTTGGCACCGCTTTTAGCTTTTCTGTTTTACTTTGGGCACTGCATTACACTACTGCGACAAATGCGGCTATTCTGCAACAGTCCGAATTGATTTATGCCTTGCTTTTTTCCGTCTTATTCTTAAAGGAAAAGCCAAAATGCAGTCAGTTTTTTGCAAGTGCGCTTATTTTGATTGGTTCTCTGCTCATTTTAATAAAAGAACAATATTCCCCCAGATGGACGGGAGATTTAATGATTCTCGGCTCCACTTGGATGCTGCAAGCGGCCTCTTGTGTGGCCAAAAAATTACCTAAACACTTAGATTATCGCACCATTGCCGCTGCACGTAATTTTTATGCTTTGCCGGCTTTAACTATTCTCTTAGTATGGCAGTTTTATCAAGAGGGGGTATATTGTCATCTAAATTTCACCTCCCTTACGGTTATTTTCTATACGGGAGTTTTAAAATATGGTCTGGCGATGATTTTATGGTATCAGGCTATACGCATGCTTGATTTAGCCAAAGTAAGCGCTATTTATTTATCATATCCGGTGTTGACCTTTTCCCTATCTGTTTTATTGGGACTTGAAAAAACGCAGCCATATCAATTTGTAGGTCTTCTGCTTAGTTTAGCTGGGTCCTATTTAATCAGTAATATTCTTAAGAAACAACAGGAGCATTCATGA
- a CDS encoding HAD family hydrolase, with protein MKKLVLFDLDGTLINAGGAGKTALTKAIKELYGKEPKFEASFIAGRTDTDNFAIVYELIKGKKATKTEIKKIHDKYLELLPNEVKNSCKKKTYKLMAGIKQFLEKLSNEKDVILALGTGNVEKGAYIKLEPSGLTKYFTVGGFGEDGKTREEMLQAAVKRCEKKFKTKITPDHVFVVGDTHRDISAAKACGFHHALILPVEPQNRRLQLSPAELEVKDFKDIETFYVWLGLDSDPKGVKRGIYISPASAIEHVFFSRTGIDEDRLKMLKIKKYEDLPSGTIM; from the coding sequence ATGAAAAAGCTGGTATTGTTTGATTTGGACGGCACATTAATCAACGCAGGGGGAGCCGGAAAAACGGCATTAACCAAAGCCATTAAAGAACTTTACGGCAAAGAACCTAAATTTGAGGCTTCTTTCATTGCCGGCAGAACCGATACGGACAATTTTGCAATCGTTTACGAATTGATAAAAGGTAAAAAAGCCACCAAAACCGAAATTAAAAAAATCCACGATAAATATTTGGAACTCTTGCCAAACGAAGTAAAAAATTCCTGCAAGAAAAAAACTTATAAATTAATGGCCGGAATAAAACAATTTTTAGAAAAATTATCTAATGAAAAAGATGTTATTTTGGCATTGGGTACCGGCAACGTAGAAAAGGGTGCTTATATCAAATTAGAACCCTCCGGTCTGACAAAATACTTCACAGTGGGCGGTTTTGGTGAAGACGGAAAAACGCGAGAAGAAATGCTGCAAGCTGCTGTTAAACGTTGTGAAAAGAAATTTAAAACCAAAATTACACCGGACCATGTGTTCGTTGTAGGAGATACGCACCGTGATATCAGCGCGGCTAAAGCCTGCGGTTTTCACCACGCTCTGATTTTGCCGGTTGAGCCTCAAAACCGCCGCTTACAACTTTCTCCGGCGGAGCTGGAAGTGAAGGATTTTAAAGACATTGAAACTTTTTATGTTTGGCTGGGGTTAGACTCTGATCCAAAAGGAGTCAAACGCGGTATTTATATTTCACCGGCCAGCGCGATTGAGCACGTCTTTTTCAGCCGTACCGGCATTGATGAAGACCGTTTGAAAATGCTCAAAATTAAAAAATACGAAGATTTGCCTTCCGGCACAATCATGTAA
- a CDS encoding phosphoglycerate kinase, which translates to MNFDSIKKVQDVDLKDKKVLVRVDYNVPLKDGKVDNNKRIVATEKTIKFLLENNCRIVLCAHLGRPKGKAVPEFSLAPVAEEVQRVFGVPVHFAKDCVGPEADKVVESAKNGEIVLLENLRYHPEEEKNDPEFAKQLAKHGEIFVQEAFGTVHRAHASTSAIADYLPGCMGFLVQKEVEFLGKTLANPARPFAAVIGGAKVSDKIMLLNNLLDKVNVLIIGGGMAYTFLKAKGMEVGKSLLDETKIEEAKQVMVKAEAKGVKMLMPVDFRLAKEFSETAEAVVSDTIPADMEGLDIGPKTEKLFADEIMNCKTIFWNGPMGVFEFPNFAKGSFAIAQAMIDATKAGSVSIIGGGDSVNVIKKGKFNQAEFSHVSTGGGASMEFVEGKELPGLVALAK; encoded by the coding sequence ATGAATTTTGACAGCATTAAAAAAGTACAAGACGTAGACTTGAAAGATAAAAAAGTATTGGTCCGCGTAGACTATAACGTTCCTTTAAAAGATGGCAAAGTAGACAACAATAAACGTATTGTCGCCACCGAAAAAACTATCAAATTTTTATTAGAAAATAACTGCCGTATCGTTTTGTGTGCCCACTTGGGTCGCCCCAAAGGTAAAGCTGTACCCGAATTTAGTTTAGCCCCCGTAGCCGAAGAAGTACAAAGAGTTTTTGGTGTACCTGTGCACTTTGCTAAAGACTGCGTAGGGCCGGAAGCCGACAAAGTAGTGGAAAGCGCTAAAAACGGAGAAATCGTACTCTTGGAAAACTTGCGCTATCACCCTGAAGAAGAAAAGAACGACCCCGAATTTGCCAAACAACTTGCCAAACACGGTGAAATCTTTGTACAAGAAGCCTTCGGTACGGTACACCGCGCTCATGCTTCTACCAGCGCCATTGCCGACTACTTGCCCGGCTGCATGGGTTTCTTGGTACAAAAAGAAGTAGAATTCTTGGGTAAAACCTTAGCCAATCCTGCTCGCCCGTTTGCTGCTGTTATCGGTGGTGCTAAAGTATCCGACAAAATCATGCTCTTAAACAACTTGTTGGATAAAGTAAACGTATTAATCATCGGCGGTGGTATGGCTTATACTTTCTTAAAAGCCAAAGGCATGGAAGTAGGTAAATCTTTGCTCGATGAAACCAAAATTGAAGAAGCCAAACAAGTAATGGTTAAAGCCGAAGCCAAAGGCGTCAAAATGTTGATGCCGGTGGATTTCCGCCTTGCCAAAGAATTCTCTGAAACGGCCGAAGCAGTAGTTTCCGACACGATTCCTGCCGATATGGAAGGCTTGGATATCGGTCCGAAAACTGAAAAATTATTTGCTGATGAAATCATGAACTGCAAAACCATTTTCTGGAATGGTCCTATGGGCGTGTTTGAATTCCCGAACTTTGCCAAAGGAAGTTTTGCTATTGCTCAAGCCATGATTGATGCCACTAAAGCCGGCTCCGTATCTATCATCGGTGGCGGTGACAGTGTGAACGTTATCAAAAAAGGTAAATTCAATCAAGCTGAATTCTCCCACGTTTCCACCGGTGGCGGTGCCAGCATGGAATTTGTGGAAGGAAAGGAATTACCGGGGCTTGTAGCATTAGCGAAATAG
- a CDS encoding EamA family transporter, with amino-acid sequence MKTSPIVAIWIAWFVTAANLIVGKFAVPYVTSALFLFLGCAGAVLCFLPHINKVNGWKLLLDKKLIWQYLGLGTLGTALPMTVFMIALNFTTPTNAAILNQFEIIYSILLAWVLLKERPTLKQIGGSTLVIAGVTLLLWQAGFSVQLKGDLMIIGCLWMFQLSHIFAKKLPPEMDPQLIAAARALFALPALFFLIIYIACTQGIIFTPVPTLWWTLLFTAVINYFLGNTFWYYAIRNMDLGKATAIILSYPVMTFILSVLFGLDKISIFKVLGLILALLGAYIVTGIVKTQGETKK; translated from the coding sequence ATGAAAACATCCCCTATCGTGGCTATTTGGATAGCATGGTTCGTCACAGCGGCAAACCTCATCGTTGGTAAATTTGCCGTTCCGTATGTCACTTCCGCTTTATTTTTATTTTTAGGTTGCGCAGGAGCAGTCCTTTGTTTTCTGCCACACATTAACAAAGTAAACGGTTGGAAATTACTGCTTGATAAAAAATTAATTTGGCAGTATTTAGGTTTAGGCACATTGGGAACGGCCTTACCCATGACAGTATTTATGATTGCACTTAATTTTACCACTCCCACCAATGCGGCCATTTTAAACCAATTTGAAATTATCTACTCCATTCTCTTGGCTTGGGTTTTATTAAAAGAACGCCCTACCTTAAAACAAATCGGAGGATCTACGTTGGTGATTGCCGGTGTCACCTTGCTTTTGTGGCAGGCCGGTTTTTCCGTACAGCTGAAAGGGGACTTAATGATTATCGGTTGTTTGTGGATGTTTCAGTTGAGCCACATCTTTGCCAAAAAGTTGCCGCCAGAAATGGACCCGCAATTAATTGCTGCGGCCAGAGCTTTGTTTGCCCTTCCCGCCCTATTTTTTCTTATAATATATATAGCCTGTACACAGGGGATTATTTTTACACCCGTACCTACATTGTGGTGGACCTTGTTATTCACAGCAGTGATTAATTATTTTTTGGGAAACACGTTTTGGTACTATGCTATCCGAAATATGGACTTGGGAAAAGCAACTGCCATTATTTTGTCTTACCCTGTTATGACTTTTATTTTATCGGTCCTATTCGGACTGGATAAAATTAGCATCTTTAAGGTGTTGGGGTTAATTTTAGCATTGTTGGGGGCCTATATTGTCACCGGCATCGTCAAAACGCAAGGAGAAACGAAAAAATGA
- the gap gene encoding type I glyceraldehyde-3-phosphate dehydrogenase, which yields MTIKVGINGFGRIGRFVFRAAMNNPEIEIVGINDLTPVDYLAYMLKYDTMHGRFNGTVEADVENSKLIVNGKAIRVTAKKDPAELAWNEVGAEYIVESTGLFLTKEKAEAHLKAGAKYVVMSAPSKDDTPMFVCGVNEKSYVKGTQFVSNASCTTNCLAPIAKVLNDKWGIKDGLMTTVHATTATQKTVDGVSMKDWRGGRAAAGNIIPSSTGAAKAVGKVIPALNGKLTGMAMRVPTLDVSVVDLTVNLEKPAKYEEICQAMKEAANGELKGILGYTEDAVVSSDFLGCPLTSIFDAKAGIQLTDTFVKVVSWYDNEIGYSNKVLDLIKHMASVNK from the coding sequence ATGACCATAAAAGTAGGTATTAACGGCTTCGGTCGTATCGGTCGCTTCGTATTCCGCGCGGCGATGAATAATCCTGAAATTGAAATCGTCGGTATCAACGACTTAACTCCTGTTGATTACTTGGCTTACATGCTCAAATATGACACGATGCATGGCCGTTTCAACGGAACTGTAGAAGCTGATGTAGAAAACAGCAAACTCATCGTTAATGGTAAAGCCATTCGCGTGACCGCCAAAAAAGATCCGGCTGAACTCGCTTGGAACGAAGTTGGTGCTGAATATATCGTAGAATCTACCGGTTTGTTCTTGACCAAAGAAAAAGCTGAAGCTCACTTGAAAGCCGGTGCCAAATACGTGGTAATGTCTGCTCCTTCCAAAGACGACACCCCGATGTTTGTTTGTGGCGTAAACGAAAAATCCTACGTAAAAGGTACTCAATTTGTATCTAACGCCTCCTGCACCACCAACTGCTTGGCTCCTATCGCCAAAGTATTGAATGACAAATGGGGCATCAAAGACGGTTTAATGACCACCGTACATGCTACCACCGCTACTCAAAAAACCGTAGACGGCGTTTCTATGAAAGACTGGAGAGGCGGTCGTGCCGCTGCTGGCAACATCATTCCGTCTTCTACCGGTGCTGCTAAAGCCGTAGGTAAAGTAATTCCTGCTTTGAACGGTAAATTGACCGGTATGGCTATGCGCGTACCGACTTTGGACGTGTCCGTGGTAGACTTGACCGTCAACCTCGAAAAACCGGCCAAATATGAAGAAATTTGCCAAGCCATGAAAGAAGCCGCCAATGGCGAACTCAAAGGTATTTTAGGTTATACCGAAGATGCCGTAGTGTCTTCTGACTTCTTGGGTTGCCCCTTGACCTCTATCTTTGATGCCAAGGCCGGTATCCAATTGACCGACACTTTCGTAAAAGTCGTATCTTGGTACGATAACGAAATCGGTTATTCCAACAAAGTGTTAGACTTGATCAAACACATGGCTTCCGTCAACAAATAA
- the secG gene encoding preprotein translocase subunit SecG yields MQTLLLIVHFFACILLILLVLLQSGKGSAAGIFGASGADNIFASPTAFNAINKLTAVLAVVLFCTSILLTIASNRKASVSVLDKVNLPAPTAPANPAK; encoded by the coding sequence ATGCAAACCTTGCTTTTGATTGTACACTTTTTTGCTTGTATCCTTTTGATTTTACTCGTTTTATTGCAAAGCGGAAAGGGCTCTGCCGCCGGTATTTTCGGTGCTTCCGGTGCCGATAATATTTTTGCCAGTCCGACGGCTTTTAACGCCATTAACAAGTTAACTGCTGTTTTAGCCGTTGTCTTATTCTGTACGTCTATTTTGCTCACGATTGCCTCTAACCGCAAGGCTTCTGTGTCTGTATTAGACAAAGTAAATCTGCCGGCTCCTACAGCTCCTGCCAATCCGGCAAAATAA